The sequence GATGCCGACTTCAATCACGGTGGTGGAAACTAGAATTTGAATTTTGTTTTCCAAAAAATTGTGCAGCACCTCTTCTTTTTCTTCCGACTTCATTTGCCCGTGAACTAGACCCACTTTGTATTCTCTAAACACTTCCTGAAGATGGGCGGCACTTTGCGTGGCGTTTTTCAAATCTTGTTTTTCACTTTCGTCTACCAAGGGATAAATAAAATAAATCTGTCGCCCCTGGGCGATAAGCTTTCGAGCGAACTCATAAATGCGTGGCAAATCTTTTTCGGAATAAACCCGCGTGTCGATGGGCTGGCGGCCTTTGGGAAGCTCATCGATCGTCGAAATTTCCAAATCACCATAGACGGTCATCGCCAAGGTACGCGGGATGGGCGTTGCCGTCATAATCAGGATATGAGTCCCGTCCCCTTTTTTCTTCAGCTCCGCTCTTTGCATCACGCCAAAGCGATGCTGTTCATCGATAATCGCCAGGGCTAGATTTTTAAATTCTACTTCGTCTTCAATTAAGGAGTGAGTGCCCACCAGAAAATGGATTTCTCCGCTTTTAATTTTTTCGAGCACTTCTCTTTTATCAGCGGCCGACATCGCACTTTTGAGTAAGGCGATTTTGATCGGATAAGGCTCTAAAATTTTCTGGATATTCCGCGTGTGTTGCTCCGCCAGAATTTCAGTCGGCGCCATGAGGGCGACTTGATAACCCGTTTGGATCACACCCAAAGCCACCGCTATCGCGACCAGAGTTTTTCCACAGCCCACATCTCCCTGAACTAGTCGAGACATGGCTTTGCGGGCGCTTAAATTTTTTAGAATTTCCTGAATCACCTTTTGTTGTGCCTGGGTGGGAGTAAAAGGAAGCGTGCTCAGAAACTGCTGAATCAAATTTTGGTCGATCTGCAACGCGACTCCGCTTGGGACTTGTTCTGCTTGCCCCTGCCCTGCCTTTTTAAGGGCCAGCCCCAAAGAAAGATAGAAAAATTCTTCAAAAATAAGCCGCTGATGCGCGCGGCTGGCATAGGCATTCAAATCTTGTAGGGCGGCAGGATCTACAGGCTGATGAATGCTTTCAAAGCTTTCGGAGAGTGCGGGTAATTGATATTTTTCTAACAATTCAGCGGGAAGAGTTTCTTGTTGTTGCTTTGAAAATTGGATCAGCAAATTTTCTCTAAAACGCAGCAGCATTTTATTATTCAATCCTTCAGTCAGCGGATACACGGGAATAATTCCCGCTTCCTCTAAATCTTCTTCCTCTTCTAACCACTGAATCTGCGGATGCACCATTTGCCACTGCGCCCCGAAGCGGGAAAGCTCACCTTGGAGGATAGCCCAACGACCTTTTTTAAATTGTTTGGTAAGCGAGGCATAAAAACGAAAAAATTTTGTCTCTAAAATTTCGAATTTATTTTGAAAGAGGGCAGAAAAAACTTTTTTTCGGGAACGCGAACTCACTGCCTCTGTGTAATCCAGAAGCTTGGCCTTAAACATCACCTGCTCGCCGATTTGCGCCTGGCTTAAGCTCTCAATGGCCTTGAAATCGATATAGCGATGAGGGATGTGATAGAGCAGATCTTCGAAGGTTTTGATATTCAATCTGGCCAGCAAATCCGCCAGACGCGGGCCTACACCTTTTAAGTATTGAATGGGAGTTTCCAGAAACTTGAGAAAATTCTGCATCATGAGGAGTTATAAAATTTTTTCCGGCGATTCAATCAGTTCGCGGAATGCCTTTAGAATCTGAGCCGCAGCGGCTCCATCCATAAAACGATGATCAAAGGTGGCACCCATCTCGAGGATAGGACGGGCAACTACTTGTCCATCCACCACCCAGGGACGCAGCTGAATTTCACCCACACAGAGGATCAGCGGAACCCGACTCATCGGAGTGATGGGGGCAAAGCCCGCCGAACTCCCGAGCGAACCAATGTTGGTTACCATCGCAGAACCGAAGGGATCCTCGGGCAGACCCAAGACCCGTGAATGGAGGCGCAGATCGTGGATCAGAAAGCTGATGAGGCGAAGAGTAAAAGGGAGCAAACAAGCGGGAATCCATTTCAAGAGGCGCAGGGTTGCGGTGAACTGAGGGTCTTTTCTGGCGTGGATTTTTTCACTCTTGTCGCGCAGCTCCCTGGCAATCTCTCCAATAGTTTTACGATCACAAGAGTCAATCTTGGCCCCCGAGAGATCGTGGCGCCCGCCCTCTTCCCGGGTTGCCATCTGCAGAAAAATATCCACCGTGTTTCGAAGATAGATCTTTCCCCAACGAATGATTCCATTCATCTCGGGAAATTGGCGAAGCGTGAGCGCTGCTGCCCTGGCGACCAGATGAGTCACCGTGATCTTCCCTGCCCCTTCCGCCCGCAGTCTTTCCAGAAAGGCAAGGCCCTGGGTGAAGTCGAATTGCAGCAACCCATAAACAGTCGGATCGTTCGGCGCCCGCCAACTTGCGACAGCAATACGTCTCCAGGGGCTTGGATTTTGAAGAGCTGTGAATTTTGTCATTTACAACCCCAACTGTTTAAAAAAATCATTCCCCTTGTCATCCACCAAAATGAAGGCCGGAAAATTCTCGACTTCGATCCTCCAAACGGCTTCCATGCCCAATTCGGGAAAGTCGATGCATTCGACTTTTTTGATGTTCTCTTCGGCCAGCACCGCCGCCGGGCCTCCGATGGAGCCCAGATAAAATCCACCGTACTTCTTGCAGGCCTCCGTCACCTGCTGGCTCCGATTGCCTTTGGCGATCATGATCAGGCTGGCGCCTTTGCTTTGCAGGAGGTCCACATAAGAATCCATTCGACCCGCCGTGGTGGGACCAAAAGAACCAGAGGCCTTGCCCGTCGGAGTCTTGGCCGGACCGGCATAATAGATGGGATGTTTTAAAAGATATTCAGGCACTTGTCTTCCACTGTCTATAATTTCCTTAAATTTTGCGTGGGCGATGTCTCGACCCACCACGATAGTGCCGGTCAGTAAGAGTGGAGTGGAAACCGGATGTTTGGAGAGCTCAGCCAGGATCTCCTTCATGGGATGGTTGAGATTGATCTTCACACCATGGCCATGCTTTTCACGATATTCGTCGGGAATGAGTCGGGCAGGATTGCGATCCAATTCTTCGATGAAAATTCCGTCCCGCGTAATCTTGGCCTTGACGTTACGATCGCCCGAGCAGGAAACCGCCATTCCTACCGGGCAGGAGGCTCCGTGGCGCGGCAAGCGGATAACGCGGACGTCATGCGCGAAATACTTGCCCCCGAACTGCGCGCCAACGCCCAGATCGTAAGCCTCTTCC is a genomic window of Deltaproteobacteria bacterium containing:
- the recG gene encoding ATP-dependent DNA helicase RecG; translation: MMQNFLKFLETPIQYLKGVGPRLADLLARLNIKTFEDLLYHIPHRYIDFKAIESLSQAQIGEQVMFKAKLLDYTEAVSSRSRKKVFSALFQNKFEILETKFFRFYASLTKQFKKGRWAILQGELSRFGAQWQMVHPQIQWLEEEEDLEEAGIIPVYPLTEGLNNKMLLRFRENLLIQFSKQQQETLPAELLEKYQLPALSESFESIHQPVDPAALQDLNAYASRAHQRLIFEEFFYLSLGLALKKAGQGQAEQVPSGVALQIDQNLIQQFLSTLPFTPTQAQQKVIQEILKNLSARKAMSRLVQGDVGCGKTLVAIAVALGVIQTGYQVALMAPTEILAEQHTRNIQKILEPYPIKIALLKSAMSAADKREVLEKIKSGEIHFLVGTHSLIEDEVEFKNLALAIIDEQHRFGVMQRAELKKKGDGTHILIMTATPIPRTLAMTVYGDLEISTIDELPKGRQPIDTRVYSEKDLPRIYEFARKLIAQGRQIYFIYPLVDESEKQDLKNATQSAAHLQEVFREYKVGLVHGQMKSEEKEEVLHNFLENKIQILVSTTVIEVGIDVPNATLMVVEHAERFGLSQLHQMRGRVGRGSEKSYCFLVASWPRSETALQRLQMMSKTNDGFKIAEADLEIRGPGDFMGTRQSGLPDFRIANLVRDLPILEKAKKEADAWIESDPHLSQEKSKDIKEVLFHRWKGRLGLTQVG
- a CDS encoding 2-oxo acid dehydrogenase subunit E2, with amino-acid sequence MTKFTALQNPSPWRRIAVASWRAPNDPTVYGLLQFDFTQGLAFLERLRAEGAGKITVTHLVARAAALTLRQFPEMNGIIRWGKIYLRNTVDIFLQMATREEGGRHDLSGAKIDSCDRKTIGEIARELRDKSEKIHARKDPQFTATLRLLKWIPACLLPFTLRLISFLIHDLRLHSRVLGLPEDPFGSAMVTNIGSLGSSAGFAPITPMSRVPLILCVGEIQLRPWVVDGQVVARPILEMGATFDHRFMDGAAAAQILKAFRELIESPEKIL